A window of the Apostichopus japonicus isolate 1M-3 chromosome 8, ASM3797524v1, whole genome shotgun sequence genome harbors these coding sequences:
- the LOC139971736 gene encoding serine/threonine-protein phosphatase 2A regulatory subunit B'' subunit gamma-like: MAESRALQDLKQMLKNFNEGKEKAFSTEDEETKKAKEMEIFTRRYVEMKRPDTSGNDQSYGVIPKFYYKLPGEDEVLLQKLREESRAVFLQRRSRELLDNEELQNLWYLLDKHHTPPLVGEDQMINYEDFLKVAAASGTKCKPFFSATVFSKLLQNDPYGRISIMHFFNYVMRKVWLHQTRIGLSLYDVDGKGYLKESDLENYILELIPTLPQLDGLEKSFYSFYVCTAVRKFFFFLDPMRTGKIKIQDILACSFLDDLLELRDEELPKDAQESNWFSAPSALRVYGQYLNLDKDHNGMLSKEELSKYGTNTLTDVFLDRVFQECLTYDGEMDYKTYLDFVLAMENRKEPQSLQYFFRLLDVQKRGYLNVFALNFFFRAIQVQMQQHGQEPVSFADVKDEIFDMVRPSDPLHITLQDLIQSNHGETVVSILIDLNGFWTYENREVFMAENNSSEVVQDDNSEF; encoded by the exons CATTTTCTACAGAAGATGAAGAGACCAAGAAGGCCAAGGAGATGGAAATATTTACCAGACGTTACGTAGAGATGAAACGACCAGATACTTCTGGTAACGACCAAAGCTACGGTGTCATACCAAAGTTTTATTACAAG CTTCCGGGAGAAGATGAAGTCCTATTACAGAAATTGAGAGAGGAATCAAG GGCTGTGTTTTTGCAGAGAAGAAGCAGAGAGCTGCTTGATAATGAAGAACTGCAAAACCTCTGGTATCTATTAGACAAACACCACACACCACCTTTAGTCGGTGAAGACCAAATGATCAACTATGAAGACTTCTTGAAGGTGGCAGCAGCATCAGGAACAAAATGCAA acCATTCTTTTCAGCGACAGTCTTCTCAAAGCTCCTACAAAACGACCCCTATGGGAGGATATCCATCATGCATTTCTTCAACTACGTGATGAGGAAAGTTTGGCTCCACCAAACTAGAATCGGTCTCAGTCTCTACGATGTTGACGGCAAAGGGTACCTCAAGGAATCA GATCTCGAAAATTACATTCTGGAGCTGATTCCAACCCTGCCACAGCTGGACGGTTTGGAGAAATCTTTCTATTCCTTCTACGTCTGCACTGCCGTGAGGAAGTTCTTCTTTTTCCTCGATCCCATGAGAACAG gtAAAATCAAGATTCAGGACATTTTAGCGTGCAGCTTTCTCGATGATCTCTTAGAACTGAGGGATGAAGAACTTCCCAAAGATGCACAGGAATCCAACTGGTTCTCTGCACCCTCTGCTCTGAGGGTCTATG GTCAATATCTAAATCTTGACAAGGATCACAATGGTATGCTCAGCAAGGAAGAATTATCAAAGTACGGCACCAACACACTGACGGACGTGTTTCTGGATCGAGTTTTCCAGGAATGCCTCACATACGACGGTGAAATG GATTACAAGACCTACCTTGACTTTGTTCTTGCCATGGAGAACAGGAAGGAGCCACAATCTCTCCAATATTTCTTCCGTCTGCTGGACGTCCAGAAGAGAGGCTACCTTAATGTCTTTGCACTCAACTTCTTTTTTAGA GCCATCCAAGTTCAAATGCAGCAGCACGGACAGGAGCCGGTATCCTTCGCTGATGTGAAAGATGAAATATTTGACATGGTCAGACCCTCGGACCCTCTCCACATCACCTTACAAGACCTAATCCAAAG TAACCATGGAGAAACGGTGGTCAGTATTCTGATTGACTTGAATGGATTCTGGACTTACGAGAACAGAGAAGTGTTCATGGCGGAGAATAACAGCTCGGAAGTTGTACAGGATGACAACAGTGAATTCTGA